The following proteins come from a genomic window of Lolium rigidum isolate FL_2022 chromosome 5, APGP_CSIRO_Lrig_0.1, whole genome shotgun sequence:
- the LOC124656624 gene encoding ankyrin repeat, PH and SEC7 domain containing protein secG-like → MLGTAATTRYLLDCGADPTVAGSMGTALHGAVLNGQYETIELLLSRGIDVDLFDSVHGTALHVAASKGEAGTVKLLLEHHADPNKVLNLDSTPLGLAIQNKSLECVRLLLKAGADPNFLYYNGVTYTMVAANNGLPDIMKCLLDAGANPNTPDGFGTTAIEIAALHGRRAMVEMLFPLTSPVSTVPDWSIDGILSHVNIFNLNPRFKNPLALEAKIAEVKSEATEAFRRKEYMRAAELYHYTLKLEDRVKEHAFLLANRSFCFLRMGKGEDAVSDATKCIECLPYWPKGYYRQGAAYMLLKDYGKACKAFEDGLKLDRTNVDIKNALREAQEALKSADCIEKNDLFGVN, encoded by the exons ATGCTTGGGACAGCTGCTACCACGAGATATCTTCTCGACTGCGGCGCTGATCCAACGGTTGCTGGAAGTATGGGAACAGCTCTACATGGTGCTGTGCTCAACG GACAATACGAAACCATTGAGCTGCTGCTTTCAAGAGGAATTGATGTGGACCTATTTGACTCTGTGCATGGAACCGCGTTGCATGTTGCAGCTTCTAAAGGTGAAGCTGGCACGGTGAAACTTTTGTTGGAGCACCATGCAGAT CCTAACAAGGTTTTAAACCTTGATTCTACCCCACTGGGTTTGGCCATACAGAATAAATCATTGGAGTGCGTGAGGCTACTCCTTAAG GCTGGTGCTGATCCGAATTTCTTGTACTATAATGGTGTCACTTACACGATGGTGGCGGCAAATAATGGCTTACCTGACATCATGAAGTGCTTACTGGATGCTGGTGCTAATCCCAATACTCCAGATGGT TTTGGTACAACTGCAATTGAAATTGCTGCTCTTCATGGCAGAAGGGCTATGGTTGAAATGTTATTTCCGTTAACTTCTCCTGTTTCAACTGTGCCGGATTGGAGTATTGATGGAATCCTTTCACATGTGAACATTTTTAATTTGAACCCGAGA TTTAAAAATCCGCTGGCACTGGAAGCGAAAATAGCGGAAGTGAAATCAGAGGCCACAGAGGCTTTTAGGAGAAAGGAATATATGAGAGCAGCAGAGCTGTATCATTAT ACACTAAAACTTGAAGATAGAGTAAAAGAACATGCGTTCTTGCTGGCAAATAGGAGTTTCTGCTTCTTGCGCATGGGAAAAGGAGAAGATGCTGTCTCCGATGCTACTAAGTGCATAGAGTGTCTACCTTATTGGCCTAAAGGATACTACCGACAAGGGGCAGCTTATATGTTACTGAAG GACTACGGAAAAGCATGCAAGGCTTTTGAGGATGGCTTGAAGCTAGACCGTACAAATGTTGATATTAAGAATGCTTTAAG GGAAGCCCAAGAGGCATTGAAGAGTGCTGATTGCATCGAAAAAAACGACCTATTTGGAGTGAATTAG